A part of Streptomyces sp. NBC_01497 genomic DNA contains:
- the recN gene encoding DNA repair protein RecN, translating into MTVLEEMRIRSLGVIDDAVVELSPGFTAVTGETGAGKTMVVTSLALLLGGRADAGLVRIGAKAAVVEGRLRLPPGDPVSARAEEAGAELDDGALLISRTVSAEGRSRAHLGGRSVPVGLLGELADDLVAVHGQTDQQGLLRPARQRGALDRYAGGAVSVPHEKYLGAYRRLRDVAAELDELTTRARERAQEADLLRFGLGEIAAVEPVAGEDTELSAEAERLGNAEALASAASVAHAALAGVPEDPEAVDATTLVGAAGRALDAVRAHDPVLGALAERMGELSILLTDVAGELAGYADNLDADPLRLAAVEERRAALTSLTRKYGADITAVLAWAETSAARLTELEGDDDRIGELAAERDVLRDELSGLAQALTDARAEAAERFAAAVTEELASLAMPHARVSFAISQVPAEDGIEVDGRTVAYGAHGADEVELLLAPHPGAQPRPIARGASGGELSRVMLAVEVVFAGSDPVPTYLFDEVDAGVGGKAAVEVGRRLAKLARSAQVVVVTHLPQVAAFADRQLLVEKTNDGSVTRSGVTVLEGEDRVRELSRMLAGQSDSSSARAHAEELLAAARDDA; encoded by the coding sequence ATGACCGTGTTGGAGGAAATGCGGATACGGTCGCTCGGTGTCATCGACGACGCCGTGGTCGAGCTGTCGCCCGGCTTCACGGCCGTGACGGGTGAGACCGGCGCCGGTAAGACCATGGTCGTCACCAGCCTCGCGCTGCTGCTCGGCGGGCGTGCCGACGCCGGGCTCGTACGGATCGGCGCCAAGGCCGCCGTCGTGGAGGGCCGGCTCAGACTGCCGCCCGGCGACCCGGTCTCGGCCCGGGCCGAGGAGGCGGGCGCGGAACTGGACGACGGTGCGCTGCTGATCAGCAGAACCGTCTCCGCCGAAGGGCGCTCCCGGGCGCACCTCGGGGGCAGATCCGTGCCGGTGGGGCTGCTCGGCGAACTCGCCGACGACCTCGTCGCCGTGCACGGCCAGACCGACCAGCAGGGGCTGCTGCGCCCGGCCCGGCAGCGCGGCGCGCTCGACCGCTACGCGGGCGGCGCGGTGTCCGTACCGCACGAGAAGTACCTCGGCGCGTACCGGCGGCTGCGGGACGTCGCCGCGGAGCTGGACGAACTGACCACCCGGGCCCGCGAGCGGGCCCAGGAGGCCGACCTGCTGCGCTTCGGGCTCGGCGAGATCGCCGCCGTGGAACCCGTCGCGGGCGAGGACACGGAGCTCTCGGCGGAGGCCGAGCGGCTCGGCAACGCGGAGGCGCTCGCGTCCGCCGCGTCCGTCGCGCACGCCGCGCTGGCTGGCGTGCCGGAGGACCCGGAGGCCGTCGACGCGACGACGCTCGTCGGGGCGGCCGGCCGCGCCCTGGACGCCGTACGCGCACACGACCCCGTCCTCGGCGCACTCGCCGAACGGATGGGGGAGCTGTCCATCCTGCTCACCGACGTGGCGGGCGAACTCGCGGGATACGCCGACAACCTGGACGCGGACCCGTTGCGGCTCGCGGCGGTCGAGGAACGGCGGGCCGCTCTGACCTCGCTCACCAGGAAGTACGGCGCGGACATCACGGCTGTCCTCGCCTGGGCCGAGACGAGCGCGGCGCGGCTGACCGAGCTGGAGGGGGACGACGACCGGATCGGCGAACTGGCGGCCGAACGCGACGTGCTGCGCGACGAACTGTCCGGACTCGCCCAGGCCCTCACCGACGCCCGCGCGGAGGCCGCCGAGCGGTTCGCGGCGGCCGTCACCGAGGAGCTGGCGTCGCTGGCGATGCCGCACGCGCGGGTGTCCTTCGCGATCAGCCAGGTGCCGGCCGAGGACGGCATCGAGGTCGACGGGCGCACGGTCGCGTACGGAGCGCACGGGGCGGACGAGGTGGAGCTGCTGCTCGCCCCGCACCCCGGCGCCCAGCCCCGGCCCATCGCGCGCGGCGCGTCCGGCGGTGAGCTGTCGCGGGTCATGCTCGCGGTGGAGGTCGTGTTCGCGGGCTCCGACCCGGTGCCCACGTACCTCTTCGACGAGGTCGACGCGGGCGTCGGCGGCAAGGCCGCCGTGGAGGTGGGCCGGCGCCTCGCCAAGCTCGCCAGGTCGGCGCAGGTCGTGGTGGTCACGCACCTGCCCCAGGTGGCGGCCTTCGCGGACCGGCAGTTGCTGGTGGAGAAGACGAACGACGGGTCGGTCACGCGGTCCGGGGTCACGGTGCTGGAGGGCGAGGACCGGGTGCGGGAACTGTCCCGGATGCTCGCGGGCCAGTCCGACTCGTCCTCGGCCAGGGCCCACGCGGAGGAACTCCTGGCGGCCGCGCGGGACGACGCGTAA
- a CDS encoding glycosyltransferase family 4 protein, translating to MAPLRTVQVLGGGSAGSSAHVRSLAGGLVARGVRVTVCAPDDVERAYDFHACGARHLPVPRRGDPVSVAALRAACAGADVVHAHGLHAAARTAFALGGRPVPLVVTWHTRAVGDGARGALAGLLERRALRAASVVFATSSDLVDTARSRGARDVRLAPLAVPAPRPPGAMGADSKARAELGAVERPLVMAVGSLVPERGHDVLLDAVALWRTHGLDPLPLVVVAGEGRQRAALQRRVDREDLPVLFLGSREDVADLLAAADVAVLPSRWESRSLLAQEALRIGVPLVATAVGGVPELVGRAAELVPYGDPGALSVALMRLLADPGRRAELAGAGRAQAATWPTEDETVTQVLSVYDELVHPLGA from the coding sequence GTGGCACCGCTGCGTACGGTCCAGGTGCTCGGCGGCGGCAGCGCCGGCAGCAGCGCGCACGTCAGGTCCCTCGCGGGGGGACTGGTCGCCCGCGGTGTACGGGTGACGGTGTGCGCGCCCGACGACGTCGAGCGGGCCTACGACTTCCACGCCTGCGGTGCCCGGCACCTCCCTGTGCCGCGCCGCGGTGATCCGGTGTCGGTGGCAGCGCTGCGCGCCGCCTGCGCGGGGGCCGACGTCGTGCACGCGCACGGGCTGCACGCGGCGGCCAGGACCGCCTTCGCCCTCGGCGGCCGGCCCGTGCCGCTGGTCGTCACCTGGCACACCCGCGCGGTCGGGGACGGCGCTCGCGGAGCGCTTGCCGGGTTGCTGGAGCGAAGGGCCCTGCGCGCGGCGTCCGTGGTGTTCGCGACCTCGTCCGACCTGGTCGACACGGCCCGCTCCCGGGGCGCCCGTGACGTGCGGCTCGCGCCGCTCGCCGTGCCGGCCCCGCGGCCGCCGGGCGCGATGGGCGCCGACAGCAAGGCGCGCGCCGAACTCGGCGCCGTGGAGCGGCCCCTGGTGATGGCGGTCGGCAGCCTCGTGCCGGAGCGTGGCCACGACGTCCTGCTGGACGCGGTGGCGTTGTGGCGCACGCACGGCCTCGACCCGCTGCCGCTTGTGGTTGTCGCGGGCGAGGGACGCCAGCGGGCGGCCCTCCAACGCCGCGTCGACCGCGAGGACTTGCCGGTCCTCTTCCTCGGCAGCCGCGAGGACGTCGCCGATCTGCTCGCCGCCGCCGACGTGGCCGTGCTGCCCAGTCGCTGGGAGTCCCGTTCCCTGCTCGCCCAGGAGGCCCTGCGGATCGGGGTGCCGCTCGTCGCCACCGCCGTGGGCGGTGTGCCCGAACTGGTGGGCCGCGCCGCGGAGCTCGTACCGTACGGAGACCCCGGGGCCCTGTCCGTGGCGCTGATGCGGCTGCTCGCCGACCCGGGGCGGCGGGCCGAACTCGCGGGCGCCGGGCGGGCGCAGGCCGCGACCTGGCCCACCGAGGACGAGACGGTCACCCAGGTCCTCAGCGTCTACGACGAACTGGTCCACCCGCTCGGCGCGTAG
- a CDS encoding PucR family transcriptional regulator yields the protein MEAQGGITVRQALDLPGLRGGLPEVVVGAEHLDRTVRWVHAGEVPNIASLLKGGELLLTTGLGLGTRPADQRAFVRRLAERGIAALVVELGARFERLPETLVETARAARLPLVQLHREVAFVSVTEEVHTEIVNSHYALLRQAEEVHRRCTQALLGGGGIPRVLRILADFRAGPVFLESAEGQLLYAAAPGTAPGATPAAAPLDVWQSLRGAPAARRSGPPAGSVLVDVAGGGQGTGAVRARLVMPAVSAPLTQVHRLAAERAAGTLAVVLMQARLEEELAARGRGDFLTDLAEGRVRPEDAPGRAGVLGFRPGAGPLLPVVMRLAPEPAPSGNWAVLARAVLEELTSVGVPVLLGVRPVEGRVPLLLGLRAEPERAAVADRVATALRAGVERAGLERTGSAPPVVVVGMAGGWAAAGAGLRHAAQTAAAAHGPGDRLWYDARGLDIDLLLWRLREHPDLAAFVERAIGPLLAHDRTARPALLATLETYLAHAGRKAETARALHLNRQTLYNRLARIGELLGRDLDDPGTVLTLSLALRARPHTP from the coding sequence ATGGAGGCTCAGGGCGGCATCACCGTACGGCAGGCTCTGGACCTGCCGGGACTGCGCGGCGGCCTGCCCGAAGTCGTCGTGGGCGCCGAGCATCTCGACCGTACGGTGCGCTGGGTGCACGCGGGTGAGGTGCCGAACATCGCCTCGCTCCTCAAGGGCGGTGAGCTGCTGCTGACGACGGGGCTCGGGCTCGGCACCCGCCCGGCCGATCAGCGCGCGTTCGTGCGGCGCCTCGCGGAACGCGGCATCGCCGCGCTGGTGGTGGAGCTCGGAGCGCGCTTCGAGCGGCTGCCGGAGACCTTGGTCGAGACGGCCCGCGCGGCGCGGCTCCCCCTCGTGCAGCTGCACCGCGAGGTCGCGTTCGTGTCGGTGACGGAGGAGGTGCACACCGAGATCGTCAACAGCCACTACGCGCTGCTGCGGCAGGCGGAGGAGGTGCACCGCCGCTGTACGCAGGCGCTCCTCGGGGGCGGCGGCATCCCCCGGGTCCTGCGGATCCTCGCGGACTTCCGCGCCGGGCCCGTCTTCCTGGAGAGTGCCGAGGGGCAGTTGCTGTACGCGGCGGCGCCGGGGACCGCGCCGGGTGCCACGCCGGCCGCCGCCCCGCTGGACGTCTGGCAGAGCCTGCGGGGCGCGCCGGCGGCCCGCAGGTCGGGCCCGCCCGCCGGATCGGTACTGGTGGACGTGGCGGGCGGCGGGCAGGGCACCGGGGCCGTACGGGCGCGCCTGGTGATGCCGGCCGTGTCGGCGCCGCTCACCCAGGTGCACCGGCTGGCGGCCGAGCGGGCGGCGGGCACCCTGGCGGTGGTGCTGATGCAGGCACGCCTGGAGGAGGAGCTCGCGGCACGCGGCAGGGGCGATTTCCTCACGGACCTCGCGGAGGGCCGCGTCCGGCCCGAGGACGCTCCGGGCCGGGCCGGGGTGCTCGGCTTCCGGCCGGGCGCGGGGCCGCTGCTGCCGGTGGTGATGCGGCTCGCCCCGGAGCCGGCCCCGTCCGGCAACTGGGCGGTGCTGGCGCGGGCCGTGCTGGAGGAACTCACCTCCGTGGGTGTGCCGGTGCTGCTCGGGGTGCGGCCGGTGGAGGGCCGGGTGCCGCTGCTGCTGGGACTGCGCGCGGAGCCGGAGCGCGCGGCGGTGGCGGACCGGGTCGCGACGGCGCTGCGCGCCGGGGTCGAGCGGGCGGGCCTGGAACGGACGGGCTCCGCTCCTCCGGTGGTCGTCGTCGGCATGGCGGGCGGCTGGGCGGCGGCGGGCGCGGGGCTGCGCCACGCGGCTCAGACGGCCGCGGCGGCGCACGGGCCCGGTGACCGGCTCTGGTACGACGCGCGCGGACTCGACATCGACCTGCTGCTGTGGCGGCTGCGCGAACACCCGGACCTGGCGGCCTTCGTGGAGCGCGCGATCGGCCCGCTGCTGGCGCACGACAGGACCGCGCGGCCCGCGCTGCTGGCGACGCTGGAGACCTACCTCGCCCACGCGGGCCGCAAGGCGGAGACGGCCCGCGCGCTGCACCTGAACCGGCAGACCCTCTACAACAGGCTCGCGCGTATCGGGGAGTTGCTGGGCCGCGACCTGGACGACCCGGGGACCGTGCTGACGCTGAGCCTGGCCCTGCGGGCGCGCCCCCACACGCCCTGA
- a CDS encoding nitroreductase family deazaflavin-dependent oxidoreductase, with translation MPLSGTYQPSPDRFASDQVALYESSGGTAGTTLQGRPVIILTSLGARSGKIRKTPLMRVEHAGTYAVVASQGGAPQHPTWYHNLVAHPGAELQDGAVRQDVTARRAEGEERDLWWSRAVEAWPDYAEYQTQTDRVIPVFVLEPAADAG, from the coding sequence ATGCCTCTCAGCGGCACCTACCAGCCGAGCCCGGACCGGTTCGCGAGCGACCAGGTCGCGTTGTACGAGAGCTCAGGGGGCACGGCGGGAACGACGCTCCAGGGCAGGCCCGTGATCATCCTCACCAGCCTCGGCGCCAGGAGCGGCAAGATCCGCAAGACCCCGCTGATGCGGGTGGAGCACGCAGGGACGTACGCCGTGGTGGCCTCGCAGGGCGGTGCGCCCCAGCACCCCACCTGGTACCACAACCTGGTCGCGCATCCGGGGGCCGAGCTCCAGGACGGCGCGGTGCGCCAGGACGTGACGGCCCGCAGGGCCGAGGGCGAGGAGCGGGACCTGTGGTGGTCCCGCGCGGTCGAGGCGTGGCCGGACTACGCCGAATACCAGACGCAGACGGACCGGGTGATCCCCGTCTTCGTGCTGGAGCCGGCGGCCGACGCCGGCTGA